A region of Lycium barbarum isolate Lr01 chromosome 3, ASM1917538v2, whole genome shotgun sequence DNA encodes the following proteins:
- the LOC132631983 gene encoding ABC transporter G family member 4: MEAESSPSPPPPPPPSQSPPLRTYKLTASSIGYSKSTTISPALLFKPCKTSPPINILKDISFTAYPAQILAIVGPSGAGKSTLLDILAAGTSPTSGTLLLNSLPLHNPSFFRKLSAYVPQHDCCLPQLTVSETFASSARLLNPKLADVSCIVDSLLAELRLTHLAHTRLAHGLSGGERRRVSIGLSLLHDPAILLLDEPTSGLDSNSALNVMQTLRSITDSRQRTVLLSIHQPSFKILATIDKILLLSKGTVVHFGSLSSLECFLLENGFTVPPQLNSLEYAMEILNQLNQKKPITPISLPSPPKNPTTSENKTGEVRYRSSRVREIAVLYSRFWKIIYRTKQLLLTNTLQALGVGIVLGTIYINIGFGKAGIEKRFGLFAFTLTFLLSSTTETLPIFINERPILLRETSSGVYRLSSYLVANTLVFLPYLLVIAILYSVSLYFLVGLCASWQAFTYFVLTIWVIVLMANSFVLFLSSVAPNYIAGTSLVTLLLAGSFLFSGYFISKETMPKFWTMLHYLSMYKYGLDALLINEYSCLVTKCLIWYDEKNKVCMVSGRDVLDQRGLHEKQRWTNIYILIGIFVFYRLLWLMVLIRRVSRSKK, encoded by the coding sequence ATGGAAGCTGAATCATCTccttcaccaccaccaccaccacctcctTCTCAATCTCCTCCACTTAGAACCTACAAACTAACAGCTTCTTCAATAGGCTATTCAAAATCAACCACCATTTCTCCTGCCTTGTTATTCAAGCCTTGTAAAACATCACCACCAATTAACATCTTGAAAGACATATCTTTCACCGCTTATCCTGCTCAGATTCTTGCCATTGTTGGTCCTAGCGGTGCGGGAAAATCCACATTACTTGACATTTTAGCAGCTGGAACTTCGCCTACAAGTGGAACTCTTCTTTTAAACTCTCTTCCCCTTCATAATCCTTCTTTTTTCCGTAAGCTCTCAGCTTATGTCCCTCAACATGATTGTTGCCTTCCACAACTCACTGTCTCCGAAACGTTCGCCTCCTCCGCCCGTCTCCTCAACCCTAAACTTGCTGATGTGTCCTGCATTGTAGATTCTCTTCTAGCTGAGCTTAGGCTTACACATTTGGCTCACACAAGACTTGCTCATGGCCTCTCGGGCGGAGAACGAAGGCGAGTTTCGATTGGTTTGAGTCTACTCCATGACCCTGCTATCTTACTTCTTGATGAACCAACATCTGGTCTTGATAGTAATTCAGCTTTGAATGTAATGCAGACACTCAGATCAATCACCGATTCGCGTCAGCGAACCGTGCTTTTGTCAATCCATCAACCAAGTTTCAAGATTCTTGCCACCATTGATAAAATCCTGTTGCTTTCAAAAGGAACTGTTGTACATTTTGGTTCATTGTCTAGTCTTGAATGTTTTCTACTTGAAAATGGTTTCACTGTCCCGCCACAGCTGAATTCTCTTGAATATGCCATGGAAATTCTTAACCAACTCAATCAGAAAAAACCCATTACACCAATAAGTTTACCTTCACCTCCTAAAAATCCCACCACCTCTGAAAATAAAACAGGGGAGGTAAGATATAGGAGTTCAAGGGTTCGTGAAATAGCTGTTTTGTATAGCAGATTTTGGAAGATTATTTACAGAACAAAACAGCTACTTTTAACCAACACTTTACAGGCATTAGGAGTTGGTATTGTTTTAGGAACAATTTACATCAATATTGGATTTGGTAAAGCTGGAATCGAAAAAAGATTCGGACTTTTCGCTTTCACTCTCACTTTCCTTCTCTCTTCCACAACAGAAACTCTTCCAATATTCATAAACGAAAGGCCCATTTTATTAAGAGAAACTTCAAGTGGGGTTTATCGATTATCTTCATATCTCGTAGCAAACACACTAGTTTTCCTCCCTTATTTGCTAGTCATAGCAATCTTGTATTCAGTTTCACTTTATTTCTTGGTTGGTCTTTGTGCTTCATGGCAAGCTTTCACTTACTTTGTTCTAACAATTTGGGTCATTGTCTTAATGGCAAACTCTTTTGTTCTCTTCTTGAGCTCTGTAGCTCCAAATTACATCGCTGGAACTTCGCTCGTAACGCTACTTCTAGCCGGATCTTTCTTGTTTTCCGGCTACTTCATATCGAAGGAGACGATGCCTAAGTTCTggacaatgctgcattatttgtcTATGTACAAGTATGGGCTAGATGCTTTGTTGATCAATGAGTATTCTTGTCTTGTCACCAAGTGTTTAATATGGTACGATGAGAAAAACAAGGTGTGTATGGTAAGTGGACGTGATGTGTTGGACCAAAGAGGGCTCCATGAGAAACAGAGATGGACAAATATATATATCTTGATTGGGATTTTCGTATTTTATCGATTGCTTTGGTTGATGGTATTGATCAGGAGAGTTTCAAGATCGAAGAAGTGA
- the LOC132634049 gene encoding uncharacterized protein LOC132634049 — protein MAAEGEQQLQTNGHAKPAEESPNSIQSKELRRKKRKKFLVYVALFTPFQIAVILFFSLYIMKVRTPKFRVRTATFDPVEYKNAENASFDIRMNVELGVKNTNFGPYKYRNSTVYFYYNDVSIGEAFVSQGKAGFKSTKKCNLLVNLSSKDVLPKDSQLRNDLSSGTLIFTSKSKLEGKVELIFVIKKKKSTEMNCIITIGLADKVVQDIDCD, from the coding sequence ATGGCAGCAGAAGGGGAACAACAACTTCAGACTAATGGTCACGCAAAGCCTGCCGAAGAGTCACCAAATTCCATACAATCCAAAGAGTTGCGCAGGAAAAAACGCAAGAAATTTTTGGTATATGTTGCACTCTTTACTCCGTTTCAAATTGCAgtgattctcttcttttcattATACATAATGAAAGTCAGAACTCCGAAATTTCGCGTGCGGACCGCTACCTTTGATCCTGTGGAGTACAAAAATGCAGAAAACGCTTCATTCGACATCAGAATGAACGTCGAATTGGGTGTTAAAAATACTAATTTTGGACCTTACAAGTACAGAAACAGCACTGTTTATTTTTACTATAATGATGTGAGTATTGGAGAGGCCTTTGTTTCTCAGGGCAAAGCTGGTTTTAAGTCTACAAAGAAATGTAATTTGCTTGTGAATCTTTCGTCCAAGGATGTGTTACCTAAGGACTCGCAGTTAAGGAATGATCTGAGTTCTGGAACGTTAATTTTTACCAGCAAGTCAAAATTGGAAGGGAAAGTAGAGCTGATTTTTGTCATCAAGAAAAAGAAATCTACGGAGATGAATTGCATCATCACTATTGGATTGGCTGATAAAGTGGTTCAGGATATAGACTGCGACTAG